The Gemmatimonadota bacterium genome window below encodes:
- a CDS encoding glucoamylase family protein: MTSLLSDASRRDGHQLATRHVLGPSTLRTREIRRRLRTLDREFSRVFRRTRDELSKDTAVRVAPGGRIWLLENDFIIAEALEELEGALPKGFVDRLPGLRHPEPLRGKTRAEVLAQEIVRREGGRVEVEEILLFLEGYQEVRPLRLAELWALPSFLRLALLDDLIGQVSGEDGRVEVGPYILSLRTLAGEDWRDVVEALSRVEAVLREDPSGVYPAMDFRTRDRYRREIERVGTRAKLEEELVARQVLECARARATEDREGHVGYYLVDEGRADLLHELGIKRPWNGVPSSRRRWLGWAYFGGMALVTVAFLAVLWAIAPPTWPRIVALAIGLIPGLGLAVSLANRVAGQLSAPRPLPRLDVRRGIPERFRTVVAVPVLLSSREEVDDLLHTLESNYQANSDPAFTFALLSDFSDAKSKRVEHDDALISYAAGGIRALNERYGTKGSGPFLLLHRPRRWNPSEGVWMGWERKRGKLTELNLLLLGRPSELWVVEGSPARLEGNPFVLTLDADTRLPRSAAARLVGTLAHPLNRPESGTGGRVLRGYSVLQPRIEILPDAEGGTLFSRVSGGIQGLDLYAHAAFDVYQDLFDVGIFAGKGIYDVRAFEGSLAGRTPENSLLSHDLFEGAHGRAGLVSDLILLEDFPGHLLTHARRAHRWIRGDWQILPWLFPRVPGERGEKLRNRLPFLSWWMIFDNLRRSLQPAALLLLLVLGWAVFPARATVWTLLLVAMVGLPFLTGSVDATFRFVRQFPRRADFEAEGRALVRALGRWILDLTLLPFEAWNASDAIVRALHRMWVTRRGLLEWTSAAATARSIGRADSVGFMVKHVRGGPILGLASGTVLLLLPGAVAPAALPLLALWVLSPLVAHQVSKQRGPLREPRGEFPRARARSLARRVWGYYERFQGPENHWLAPDHFQEDPGGEIARRTSPTNVGMAMVAAVTAWDLGFIGTAGFVTRIRNTIDGLGRLQRYRGHFLNWYDTSNLEPLHPLYVSTVDSGNLSAAFLVTREALLETRHIPVLGPHRTDGLGDSCQVVSEILRGMRGDGAAQALAIEVEALATWVRRRLTGAWAEGFRAYLSALEELRDVEIPKVEGHFLDIREGGEDPAYSERWGSVHAWLGHLRNDAEQGIAEVLLLFPWLERSRRESPEGLELHRRIVPERGRIPSLARLVLVLEREVARPRVAAVASGTGGLEEDGLRAGIESALEAARLLLEDVSRLADTLDDWFREMDFSFLYDRRRELFRIGFSVSGGELDPNHYDLLASEARIASAIAIAKGEAPPAHWLHLGRPFAWTDRGPILVSWAGTMFEYLMPSLFLQMPPETVLEEACRRAVDVQVDYGKSERVPWGISESGYHVLSAEGHYQYRAFGVPTLGLRRNAGTRLVVAPYASLMAVSLAPGAVRRNLDFLERLDGIGPWGPYEALDFGRGAEWKYEPRVVRSYMSHHHGMIMAALGNHLTGHRIVDRFHRDPRISTVEPYLFERIPWRRAVERKWVDRSVPVLAGSLGAGIKSWFPAPDAVPAPVHHLVSGDLVVSMGPDGRGGSRWGEWSVVRGGVGDGQPEGGPDVILFDRNSEESWRPLPDPMAPPSDDQQLLFEPHRAEFMRKSRGIRTRLSVLLPPVPGVEVRRLVLSNESPRPRFLRLAISAEVALAPLADDLRHPAFQKLFVRALPLPGGEGVLFERRPREEGERPPVLLVAILGSAGGSPPIQWGTGRDVFLGRGGSRTRPMGLLDPHRLVSPTRPHHPLDPMASAVLDLDLLPWGDFSLTLLLAVGPDRGTVIQNASELRSPRRREWARIQSRARAEGELVRLGADANDPAVWSELLAHILRPRAMHAPGAGTDGTLDLRQSSLWRWGISGDLPFILVEGEAGEGAAVLTELVRAQRWWSARGLKVDLVVTGRGVGAYQDLLRDRVRVLLSEVGAEHALGRPGGIHIVRMEDLGSEEQLRLRTLAAFQVDTTGHTLESQVAAWRHSRAPLPKLAGTLFEERAPLSHPEKGGVTPALLDRASPIESLTAPSGLGGFDPASGDYVIRLKPGETTPAPWVNLIARDRIGFLVTESGGSFTWTEDAGEFRLTPWHNDPVLGMVGEVLYLRDEEDGRVWTPGPGPLGLDRPHRVRHGWGRTTLSATAGGLSEEVTWFLHPTLPAKVVRLRLENSDPRPRRFSATFFVDWVLGPHPIASAGRLQVRFDSDRAAVVARNPYSLKFPDRVAFLASDWPPDGMATDREEFLGSAGPLDQVPVGLRQILPGERAVPDGRPCGVLRKEIVLGPGGHAELSFFLGAVESQDQLDAVLNALRSERGGEDLAEAGSRKWREYLGRVRVRTPDAALDQLLNGWLPYQTLTSRLRGRTGFYQSGGAFGFRDQLQDVYTLLPLDPGLAAEHLEGAARRQFLEGDVLHWWHPGTLRGVRTRCSDDLLWLPWVLAHTIRWTGDETLLDRKVPYLAGPVLSADANENYDLFAASDVQESLWEHGLRAVGRVAQLRSPRGLPLIGTGDWNDGMDRVGEEGRGESIWLGWFFVDTCRLLTSIARSRCEERTALRLEEWGDQVRDAIETHGWDGAWYRRAFFDDGRPLGSRESREARIDSIAQSWGVISGAADRGRALIALDSAWRELVREGDGVVLLLTPPFSGAGPDPGYIAAYPPGVRENGGQYTHAAAWLVRAFASVGDGERAGALLRLLLPTRHAEGVEGTRRYRVEPYVIAADVYGAEPHVGRGGWTWYTGSAGWIWRVALEDVLGIRREGRYLSVDPCIPVGWGEFEVEIQIEGVMVAVRVRNPDGVSRGVRSCIVGGRGVDHLKIPLPTGAESDAETRDAGSPFVVEVTLGANAP; the protein is encoded by the coding sequence ATGACTTCACTACTCAGCGACGCCTCCCGACGGGACGGCCACCAGCTGGCCACCCGCCACGTCCTCGGTCCGTCCACCTTGCGGACCCGGGAGATCCGGCGGCGCCTCCGCACGCTCGACCGTGAGTTTTCGCGTGTCTTTCGGCGCACCCGCGACGAGCTCTCCAAAGACACGGCGGTCCGCGTCGCCCCGGGCGGAAGGATCTGGCTCCTCGAAAACGACTTCATCATTGCGGAGGCGCTCGAAGAGCTGGAGGGCGCGCTACCAAAGGGATTCGTGGACCGGCTTCCGGGACTGCGACATCCCGAGCCGCTTCGGGGGAAGACGCGCGCCGAGGTGCTCGCGCAAGAGATCGTCCGGAGAGAGGGGGGGCGGGTCGAGGTGGAGGAAATCCTCCTCTTCCTCGAAGGTTATCAGGAAGTGCGTCCTCTCCGGCTCGCGGAGCTCTGGGCTCTGCCTTCCTTTCTCCGCCTCGCCCTCCTCGACGACTTGATTGGACAGGTCTCGGGCGAGGACGGCCGGGTGGAAGTCGGACCGTACATCCTCTCCCTCAGAACGCTCGCCGGCGAAGACTGGCGAGACGTGGTGGAGGCGCTCAGCCGAGTCGAGGCGGTGCTTCGCGAAGACCCGTCCGGCGTGTATCCAGCGATGGACTTCCGCACCCGCGACCGATACCGGAGGGAGATCGAACGCGTCGGGACGCGGGCGAAGCTCGAAGAGGAACTCGTTGCGCGGCAAGTCCTCGAGTGCGCGCGCGCGCGGGCGACCGAGGATAGGGAGGGGCACGTCGGGTATTACCTGGTGGACGAGGGGCGTGCGGACCTCCTTCACGAGCTCGGAATTAAGAGGCCCTGGAACGGCGTCCCGTCCTCGCGGCGCCGGTGGCTGGGGTGGGCTTATTTCGGGGGCATGGCCCTCGTCACCGTCGCCTTTCTCGCCGTTCTCTGGGCGATCGCCCCGCCCACATGGCCCAGGATCGTCGCTCTGGCCATCGGGCTCATTCCCGGGCTGGGGTTGGCGGTTTCCCTCGCGAACCGGGTCGCGGGCCAGCTCAGCGCACCCCGTCCGCTTCCGCGTCTCGACGTGCGACGAGGGATTCCGGAACGCTTCCGCACCGTGGTCGCGGTCCCCGTCCTTCTCAGCTCGAGAGAAGAGGTGGACGATCTACTCCACACCCTCGAGTCGAACTACCAGGCGAACTCGGATCCGGCGTTCACCTTCGCCCTCCTCTCCGATTTCTCCGACGCGAAGTCGAAGCGCGTCGAACATGATGATGCGCTGATCTCCTACGCCGCGGGCGGAATCCGGGCGCTCAACGAGCGCTACGGGACGAAGGGATCGGGCCCTTTCCTCCTCCTCCACCGCCCCCGGCGGTGGAATCCCTCGGAGGGAGTCTGGATGGGATGGGAGAGGAAGCGGGGAAAACTCACCGAGCTGAATCTCCTCCTCCTCGGACGGCCCTCGGAGCTCTGGGTCGTCGAGGGATCGCCGGCTCGCCTGGAGGGAAATCCCTTCGTCCTGACGCTCGACGCCGACACTCGCCTTCCGCGAAGCGCCGCCGCGCGACTCGTGGGGACGCTCGCCCATCCGCTGAACCGGCCCGAGTCCGGAACGGGCGGGCGCGTCCTCCGCGGCTACTCCGTTCTCCAGCCACGGATCGAAATCCTCCCGGACGCCGAAGGGGGCACGCTATTCAGTCGCGTCTCGGGAGGAATCCAGGGGCTCGATCTCTACGCACACGCCGCCTTCGATGTGTACCAGGACCTCTTCGACGTCGGAATCTTCGCGGGGAAGGGGATCTACGATGTCCGCGCCTTCGAAGGAAGCCTCGCGGGGAGGACGCCGGAAAACTCACTCCTGAGCCACGACCTCTTCGAGGGCGCCCACGGCCGCGCCGGTCTCGTATCCGACCTCATCCTCCTCGAGGACTTCCCGGGGCACCTCCTGACGCACGCGCGGCGAGCGCACCGCTGGATCCGGGGCGATTGGCAGATTCTCCCCTGGCTTTTCCCCCGGGTTCCTGGGGAGCGGGGAGAGAAGCTCCGGAATCGGCTCCCCTTCCTGTCGTGGTGGATGATCTTCGACAACCTCCGCCGGTCGCTCCAGCCGGCGGCGCTCCTCCTTCTCCTCGTCCTCGGATGGGCCGTCTTCCCGGCGCGCGCCACGGTTTGGACCCTCCTGCTCGTGGCGATGGTCGGCCTCCCTTTTTTGACCGGGTCGGTGGACGCCACCTTCCGGTTTGTCCGCCAGTTTCCGAGGAGGGCGGACTTCGAAGCGGAAGGGCGCGCGCTGGTCCGTGCCCTCGGGCGGTGGATCCTCGATCTGACGCTCCTCCCCTTCGAAGCATGGAACGCGAGCGATGCGATCGTCCGCGCACTCCATAGGATGTGGGTGACCCGGCGGGGGCTCCTCGAGTGGACCTCGGCAGCCGCCACCGCCCGGTCTATCGGACGCGCCGATTCGGTCGGTTTTATGGTGAAGCACGTCCGGGGGGGGCCGATTCTGGGCCTCGCCTCGGGCACCGTGCTTCTCCTACTGCCGGGCGCGGTCGCGCCGGCCGCGCTCCCCCTCCTCGCACTCTGGGTGCTTTCGCCGCTGGTCGCCCACCAGGTCAGCAAGCAGAGGGGGCCGCTCCGTGAGCCGCGCGGCGAGTTTCCGCGGGCACGCGCTCGCTCGCTCGCGCGAAGGGTGTGGGGCTATTACGAGCGCTTCCAGGGTCCCGAGAACCACTGGCTCGCGCCGGACCACTTCCAGGAGGACCCCGGGGGTGAGATCGCCCGCCGGACCTCCCCGACCAACGTCGGAATGGCAATGGTCGCGGCCGTCACGGCCTGGGACCTCGGGTTCATCGGAACCGCGGGCTTTGTAACGCGCATCCGGAATACCATTGACGGTCTGGGCCGACTCCAGCGTTACCGGGGGCACTTCCTCAACTGGTATGACACCTCGAACCTCGAGCCGCTCCACCCTCTCTACGTCTCGACGGTGGACTCGGGAAATCTTTCCGCGGCCTTCCTCGTCACCCGCGAAGCGCTTCTGGAGACGCGGCACATTCCCGTGCTGGGCCCGCACCGCACCGACGGCCTTGGGGACAGTTGCCAGGTCGTCTCCGAGATCCTGCGCGGGATGAGGGGGGATGGGGCGGCGCAGGCCCTTGCGATCGAGGTGGAGGCCCTGGCCACCTGGGTGCGCCGTCGCCTCACGGGAGCGTGGGCCGAAGGATTCCGGGCTTACCTGAGCGCCCTCGAGGAGCTCCGGGATGTGGAAATCCCCAAAGTGGAGGGGCACTTCCTCGACATCCGAGAAGGGGGTGAAGATCCCGCGTACTCCGAGCGCTGGGGAAGCGTTCACGCCTGGCTCGGACATCTGAGGAATGACGCCGAGCAGGGGATCGCCGAGGTCCTCCTCCTCTTTCCCTGGCTTGAGCGCAGCCGTCGCGAGTCGCCCGAAGGGTTGGAGCTCCATCGCCGGATCGTCCCCGAGCGGGGGAGGATTCCGTCCCTGGCCCGCCTCGTCCTCGTTCTCGAGAGGGAAGTGGCAAGGCCGCGAGTCGCGGCGGTCGCCTCGGGGACCGGGGGACTGGAGGAGGACGGGCTCCGTGCAGGGATCGAAAGCGCCCTCGAGGCGGCTCGGCTCCTGCTCGAGGACGTCTCCCGGCTGGCGGACACACTCGACGATTGGTTCCGGGAGATGGATTTCAGCTTCCTCTACGACCGGCGCCGCGAGCTCTTCCGCATCGGGTTTTCCGTCTCCGGCGGTGAGTTGGATCCGAACCACTACGATCTTCTCGCCTCCGAGGCGCGGATCGCGAGCGCGATCGCGATCGCGAAGGGGGAGGCGCCGCCCGCCCACTGGCTGCACTTGGGGCGTCCCTTCGCCTGGACCGACCGCGGGCCGATTCTCGTCTCCTGGGCCGGGACGATGTTCGAATACCTCATGCCCTCCCTCTTTCTCCAGATGCCTCCCGAGACGGTCCTCGAGGAAGCGTGCCGGCGGGCGGTGGACGTCCAGGTGGACTACGGAAAGTCGGAACGGGTGCCCTGGGGAATCTCGGAGTCGGGCTACCACGTGCTGAGCGCCGAGGGGCACTACCAGTATCGGGCCTTCGGCGTCCCCACTCTGGGACTCCGGAGAAATGCGGGCACCCGACTCGTCGTGGCCCCGTACGCCTCGCTCATGGCGGTGTCGCTCGCGCCCGGCGCCGTGCGCCGAAACCTCGACTTCCTCGAGCGACTGGACGGCATCGGACCGTGGGGGCCTTACGAAGCGCTCGACTTCGGGCGGGGCGCAGAGTGGAAGTACGAGCCGCGCGTCGTCCGGTCCTACATGAGCCATCATCATGGGATGATCATGGCGGCGCTCGGGAACCACCTGACCGGTCACCGGATCGTCGACCGTTTCCATCGCGATCCGCGGATCAGCACGGTCGAGCCCTACCTCTTCGAACGGATTCCCTGGCGCCGGGCGGTGGAACGCAAGTGGGTGGACCGCAGCGTTCCGGTGCTCGCCGGCAGCCTGGGTGCCGGGATCAAGAGCTGGTTCCCGGCCCCCGACGCCGTTCCCGCGCCCGTCCATCACCTGGTGAGCGGGGATCTCGTCGTATCCATGGGCCCCGATGGTCGCGGGGGGAGCCGGTGGGGCGAATGGTCGGTCGTTCGGGGAGGGGTCGGGGACGGACAACCCGAAGGAGGGCCGGACGTCATTCTCTTCGATCGGAACAGCGAGGAGAGTTGGCGGCCCCTTCCCGATCCCATGGCGCCTCCCTCCGATGACCAGCAGCTTCTCTTCGAGCCGCACCGCGCCGAGTTCATGCGGAAGTCGCGCGGGATCCGCACGCGGTTGAGTGTCCTCCTTCCCCCCGTTCCCGGGGTCGAAGTCCGACGCCTCGTCCTCTCGAACGAGTCTCCGCGTCCCCGATTCCTTCGGCTCGCGATTTCCGCGGAAGTGGCGCTGGCCCCCCTCGCGGATGACCTTCGGCACCCGGCCTTTCAGAAGCTCTTCGTGCGCGCGCTCCCACTCCCGGGCGGCGAAGGGGTTCTCTTCGAGCGGCGCCCGAGGGAAGAGGGCGAACGTCCGCCCGTTCTGCTCGTGGCGATCCTGGGTTCGGCCGGCGGGTCGCCCCCGATCCAGTGGGGGACAGGGAGGGACGTCTTCTTAGGGCGTGGCGGGAGCCGGACCCGGCCGATGGGTCTTCTCGATCCTCACCGCCTCGTGTCTCCCACGCGCCCGCACCATCCGCTCGACCCGATGGCCTCGGCGGTGCTCGACCTCGATCTTCTCCCCTGGGGTGACTTCTCCCTGACCCTCCTCCTCGCCGTGGGACCCGACCGCGGGACGGTGATTCAGAACGCGTCGGAGCTTCGGTCGCCACGGCGCCGCGAGTGGGCCCGCATCCAGTCGCGCGCCCGCGCCGAAGGAGAGCTTGTCCGCCTCGGCGCGGACGCCAACGACCCGGCCGTCTGGAGCGAGCTCCTCGCCCACATCCTCCGCCCGCGGGCGATGCACGCTCCGGGGGCCGGGACTGACGGGACGCTGGATCTCCGCCAATCGTCGCTCTGGCGTTGGGGGATTTCCGGGGACCTTCCTTTCATCCTCGTCGAGGGCGAAGCGGGCGAGGGGGCTGCCGTCCTCACCGAGCTCGTGCGCGCGCAGCGGTGGTGGAGCGCCCGCGGACTGAAGGTGGACCTCGTCGTCACGGGGCGAGGCGTCGGGGCGTACCAGGATCTTCTGCGCGACCGTGTCCGCGTTCTCCTCTCCGAGGTCGGAGCCGAACATGCGCTGGGCCGCCCAGGGGGAATCCACATCGTGCGGATGGAGGATCTCGGATCCGAAGAACAGTTGCGACTTCGGACGCTCGCGGCATTTCAGGTGGACACGACCGGACACACGCTCGAGAGCCAGGTCGCCGCCTGGAGACACTCCCGCGCTCCTCTACCGAAACTGGCCGGCACCCTCTTTGAGGAGCGCGCGCCGCTCTCCCATCCGGAAAAAGGCGGCGTAACGCCGGCGCTCCTCGACCGGGCGTCACCGATTGAGAGCCTCACGGCGCCCTCGGGACTCGGTGGATTCGATCCTGCGTCGGGGGACTACGTTATCCGGCTGAAGCCCGGCGAGACGACGCCGGCGCCCTGGGTCAACCTGATCGCGCGGGATCGCATCGGCTTCCTCGTGACCGAGTCCGGCGGGAGCTTCACCTGGACCGAGGACGCGGGGGAATTCCGCTTGACGCCCTGGCACAACGATCCCGTCTTGGGAATGGTCGGTGAGGTTCTCTACCTGCGCGACGAGGAGGACGGCCGCGTCTGGACGCCGGGCCCCGGTCCCCTGGGTCTCGACCGGCCACATCGCGTCCGTCACGGTTGGGGGCGCACGACCCTTTCCGCCACGGCGGGTGGCCTTTCCGAGGAGGTCACCTGGTTCCTCCATCCCACCTTGCCGGCCAAGGTGGTGCGCCTGCGTCTCGAAAACAGCGACCCCCGCCCCCGGCGCTTCTCCGCGACCTTTTTCGTGGACTGGGTGCTCGGCCCTCACCCGATCGCGTCGGCGGGGCGGCTCCAAGTGCGCTTCGACTCCGACCGCGCGGCCGTCGTCGCGAGGAATCCTTATTCGCTCAAGTTTCCGGACCGGGTCGCATTCCTCGCCTCCGACTGGCCCCCCGACGGGATGGCCACGGATCGCGAGGAGTTCCTCGGTTCGGCCGGGCCCCTGGATCAGGTGCCGGTAGGCCTCCGGCAAATCCTTCCCGGCGAGCGCGCGGTCCCCGACGGGCGTCCGTGCGGAGTTCTCAGGAAGGAGATTGTCCTCGGTCCCGGTGGCCACGCTGAGCTCTCCTTCTTCCTGGGCGCGGTGGAGAGCCAGGACCAACTCGATGCCGTGCTGAACGCGCTGCGCTCGGAACGCGGGGGGGAGGATCTCGCCGAGGCCGGCTCGCGGAAGTGGCGGGAGTACCTCGGGAGGGTGCGCGTGCGCACGCCGGATGCGGCCCTCGATCAGCTCCTCAACGGCTGGCTTCCCTATCAGACGCTCACCTCCCGTCTCCGCGGGCGCACGGGGTTCTACCAGTCGGGGGGGGCGTTCGGTTTTCGCGACCAGCTCCAGGACGTGTATACTCTCCTTCCCCTCGATCCGGGCCTCGCGGCGGAGCACCTGGAGGGAGCCGCGCGAAGGCAGTTCCTGGAGGGCGACGTCCTGCACTGGTGGCATCCCGGCACCCTTCGCGGAGTGCGGACGCGCTGCTCGGACGACCTCCTCTGGCTCCCCTGGGTCCTGGCGCACACCATCCGTTGGACGGGGGACGAAACTCTCCTGGATCGAAAGGTCCCCTATCTGGCCGGTCCGGTCCTTTCCGCGGACGCGAACGAGAACTACGACCTCTTCGCCGCGTCGGATGTCCAGGAATCCCTCTGGGAACACGGGCTGCGCGCCGTCGGGCGAGTGGCGCAGCTCCGGTCGCCTCGCGGGCTTCCGCTGATAGGCACGGGCGATTGGAACGACGGCATGGATCGGGTGGGCGAAGAAGGACGGGGAGAGAGCATCTGGCTCGGGTGGTTCTTTGTGGATACCTGCCGGCTACTGACCTCCATCGCGCGGAGCCGGTGCGAGGAGCGCACGGCCCTCCGGCTCGAGGAGTGGGGCGACCAGGTGCGCGACGCGATCGAGACGCACGGATGGGACGGCGCGTGGTACCGCCGGGCCTTCTTCGATGACGGGAGGCCACTCGGCTCCCGCGAGTCTCGCGAAGCGCGCATCGATTCAATCGCACAGTCCTGGGGTGTGATCTCGGGAGCCGCCGACCGGGGGCGTGCGCTCATCGCGCTCGATTCGGCGTGGCGGGAGCTCGTACGGGAAGGCGACGGAGTCGTCCTCCTCCTCACGCCGCCGTTTTCCGGGGCGGGGCCCGATCCGGGGTACATCGCCGCGTACCCTCCTGGCGTGCGCGAAAACGGGGGACAATACACCCACGCGGCCGCCTGGCTCGTGCGCGCCTTCGCCAGCGTCGGCGACGGTGAGCGAGCGGGCGCCCTCCTCCGGCTCCTCTTGCCGACCCGCCATGCCGAAGGGGTCGAGGGGACGCGACGTTATCGCGTCGAGCCGTATGTCATCGCGGCCGACGTCTACGGCGCCGAGCCCCACGTCGGGCGGGGCGGGTGGACCTGGTATACCGGGTCTGCCGGCTGGATCTGGCGGGTGGCCCTCGAGGACGTGCTCGGGATTCGCCGGGAAGGGCGGTACCTTTCGGTGGATCCGTGTATTCCGGTGGGGTGGGGCGAATTCGAAGTCGAGATCCAGATCGAGGGGGTCATGGTGGCGGTCCGCGTTCGCAATCCGGACGGTGTTTCCCGGGGCGTGCGAAGCTGCATCGTGGGAGGGAGGGGAGTGGACCATCTGAAGATCCCGCTTCCCACGGGTGCCGAGTCGGATGCGGAAACCCGGGACGCGGGGTCCCCCTTCGTGGTCGAGGTGACGCTCGGAGCGAACGCGCCGTGA
- a CDS encoding cobalamin B12-binding domain-containing protein — protein MSAEVHRIRVLVAKPGLDGHDRGARVIAAAFRDAGFEVIYTGLHQTPEMIVTAALQEDVDVVALSVLSGAHMTLFPKVKTLLDEAGRSDVLLTGGGIIPDADAAALHAAGVGRLFGPGSPTGEAVAYIREWLAGHRGA, from the coding sequence GTGAGCGCCGAGGTCCACAGGATCCGCGTTTTGGTCGCCAAGCCGGGGCTCGACGGTCACGACCGGGGCGCCCGCGTGATCGCGGCCGCCTTTCGCGATGCGGGCTTCGAAGTGATTTACACCGGGCTGCACCAGACGCCGGAGATGATCGTAACCGCCGCCCTCCAGGAAGACGTGGACGTGGTCGCTCTCTCGGTTCTCTCCGGTGCGCACATGACCCTTTTCCCCAAGGTGAAGACGCTCCTCGACGAAGCGGGGAGGAGCGACGTTCTCCTCACTGGGGGCGGCATCATTCCCGACGCGGACGCCGCCGCGCTTCATGCGGCGGGAGTGGGTCGGCTCTTCGGTCCGGGAAGCCCGACCGGCGAGGCGGTCGCCTACATCCGGGAGTGGCTCGCGGGGCACCGGGGCGCATGA
- a CDS encoding HPF/RaiA family ribosome-associated protein — MQVPPEIVFRDVSRTPAVDRAIEDGIAQLEEIHDRIMACRIAAELPHKRHRNGNQYRVRVDLTIPGAEIVVSRLPPDDETNDDIVVAIAEAFDTTRARLLEHERKRRGGLKPAEPPPRGKVAKLFPGEGYGFVESVDGRELYFHENAVQGKGFAALELGQAVRFTEELGDKGPQAIVVIPS; from the coding sequence ATGCAAGTCCCTCCCGAGATCGTTTTCCGCGACGTTTCCCGCACCCCCGCTGTGGACCGGGCCATCGAAGATGGGATCGCCCAGCTCGAGGAAATACATGACCGGATCATGGCCTGCCGCATCGCCGCGGAGCTTCCCCACAAGCGGCACCGCAACGGGAACCAGTACCGGGTTCGAGTGGATCTGACGATCCCCGGAGCCGAGATCGTCGTCAGCCGCCTTCCCCCTGACGATGAGACCAACGATGACATCGTCGTCGCCATCGCCGAAGCCTTCGACACGACACGCGCTCGGCTCCTCGAACACGAACGGAAGCGTCGGGGCGGCCTGAAGCCGGCCGAGCCCCCTCCTCGAGGAAAGGTGGCGAAGTTATTTCCCGGCGAGGGGTACGGTTTCGTCGAATCGGTGGATGGGCGGGAGCTCTATTTCCACGAGAACGCCGTGCAAGGGAAGGGATTCGCCGCCCTGGAGCTCGGTCAGGCGGTCCGATTCACGGAGGAGCTGGGGGACAAGGGGCCGCAGGCCATCGTGGTCATCCCTTCCTGA
- the cimA gene encoding citramalate synthase: protein MSKDKIEIYDTTLRDGAQTEGISLSGEDKIRIARRLDEFGIDVIEGGWPGSNPKDVEFFERARDMDWSHAVIAAFGSTRRRNTAPEDDANLRALVEAGTKVCTVVGKSWTLHVDEVLQVGRGENLAMIEESVAFLASAGRRVVYDAEHFFDGFRGDPSYALETLRAALRGGADVLVLCDTNGGSMPWDVEAVVGTVGKELGAKLGIHTHNDCELAVANSLAAVRAGAVHIQGTINGYGERCGNANLCSIIPDLELKLGKRSLPEGRLEQLHDLAHFVADIANVAEDPRLPYVGRSAFAHKGGIHVAAMRRNERAYQHIEPAMVGNQMRVVVSELSGRGNLLSKAEEMAVTVGGGGDIGAVLDEIKVLEARGFSFEAADASVALMIWRHGTEYRPPFRLVDYTVVVEHRDGRGTFAEATVKVEVEGERYHTAAEGTGPVDALDGALRKALVSRFPEVTDFQLVDYKVRILDGEHAAGAITRVLIETRDQERDWITVGASSNIIDASWRALADSLEYGLLVRRQK, encoded by the coding sequence ATGTCCAAGGACAAGATCGAGATCTACGACACGACCCTCCGGGACGGCGCGCAGACCGAGGGAATCTCCCTCTCAGGTGAGGACAAGATCCGAATCGCCCGCCGGCTGGACGAGTTCGGAATCGACGTCATCGAAGGCGGGTGGCCGGGGTCCAACCCGAAGGATGTCGAGTTCTTCGAGCGCGCGCGCGACATGGATTGGAGTCACGCGGTGATCGCCGCCTTCGGCTCGACGCGCCGCCGGAACACCGCGCCCGAGGACGACGCGAACCTGCGCGCCCTCGTCGAGGCGGGGACGAAGGTATGCACGGTCGTGGGGAAGAGTTGGACGCTCCATGTGGACGAGGTCCTCCAGGTCGGTCGCGGCGAAAACCTCGCGATGATCGAGGAGAGCGTGGCCTTTCTCGCCTCCGCGGGGCGCCGTGTCGTTTACGACGCCGAGCACTTCTTCGATGGATTCCGCGGCGATCCCTCCTACGCCCTCGAGACTCTGCGGGCAGCTCTCCGTGGTGGCGCGGACGTCCTCGTCCTCTGCGACACGAACGGCGGCTCCATGCCCTGGGATGTCGAAGCCGTGGTGGGGACGGTGGGAAAGGAGCTGGGCGCGAAGCTCGGAATCCACACGCATAACGACTGCGAGCTCGCGGTCGCGAACTCCTTGGCGGCCGTTCGGGCCGGTGCGGTGCACATCCAGGGGACGATCAACGGGTACGGGGAGCGGTGCGGAAACGCGAACCTCTGCTCGATCATCCCGGACCTGGAGCTGAAGCTCGGGAAGCGCTCCCTTCCCGAAGGTCGGCTGGAGCAGCTGCACGACCTCGCGCACTTCGTCGCGGACATCGCGAATGTGGCCGAGGACCCACGGCTCCCCTACGTGGGCCGGAGCGCCTTCGCCCACAAGGGGGGCATCCACGTCGCCGCCATGCGGAGGAACGAGCGTGCCTACCAACACATCGAGCCTGCGATGGTCGGAAACCAGATGCGCGTCGTCGTGAGCGAGCTGAGCGGCCGAGGCAACCTCCTCAGCAAGGCGGAGGAGATGGCGGTCACGGTCGGAGGAGGAGGGGACATCGGCGCGGTCCTCGACGAGATCAAGGTGCTCGAAGCGCGCGGCTTCTCCTTCGAGGCCGCCGACGCGTCGGTGGCCCTCATGATCTGGCGCCATGGAACGGAGTACCGGCCCCCCTTCCGCCTCGTGGATTACACCGTCGTCGTCGAGCACCGAGACGGGAGAGGAACCTTCGCCGAGGCGACGGTGAAGGTCGAAGTCGAGGGGGAGCGTTATCACACCGCCGCCGAGGGGACGGGACCGGTAGACGCCCTCGATGGCGCGCTCCGGAAGGCGCTCGTCTCCCGTTTCCCCGAAGTCACGGATTTCCAGCTCGTGGACTACAAGGTGAGGATCCTCGACGGAGAGCACGCGGCCGGCGCGATCACCCGCGTCCTGATCGAGACGCGAGACCAGGAGCGCGACTGGATCACGGTCGGCGCGTCCTCCAACATCATCGATGCGTCGTGGCGGGCCCTCGCCGACAGCCTCGAATACGGGCTTCTCGTCAGACGACAGAAGTGA